In a single window of the Pelagibacterium sp. 26DY04 genome:
- a CDS encoding ATP-binding cassette domain-containing protein, protein MKQILELRDVHKSFADIEVLKGVSLGASAGDVISLIGSSGSGKSTLLRCINMLEVPNQGAVGVDGEFVSLSAEGPHRHPTDAAQLQRIRSKLGMVFQSFNLWSHMTILENVMEAPVLVQKRGREEVKEQAMSLLDKVGIADKAQSFPAQLSGGQQQRAAIARALCINPRIMLFDEPTSALDPELEAEVLRVIKMLADEGRTMLLVTHDMKFAREVSDRVIFLHLGKIEEEGTVDEVFGATKSDRLRQFLSAAGHA, encoded by the coding sequence ATGAAGCAGATTCTGGAGCTAAGGGACGTTCATAAGTCCTTCGCCGATATCGAGGTGCTCAAGGGCGTGTCGCTGGGCGCCAGCGCCGGCGACGTCATCTCGCTGATCGGTTCTTCGGGATCGGGCAAATCCACGCTGCTGCGCTGCATCAACATGCTCGAAGTGCCCAACCAGGGCGCTGTCGGCGTCGATGGCGAATTTGTCTCGCTCTCGGCCGAGGGGCCGCACCGCCATCCCACCGACGCCGCACAGCTCCAGCGCATCCGCTCCAAGCTGGGCATGGTGTTCCAGTCCTTCAATCTCTGGTCGCACATGACGATCCTCGAAAACGTTATGGAAGCGCCCGTTCTCGTGCAAAAGCGGGGGCGCGAAGAGGTAAAGGAGCAGGCGATGAGCCTGCTCGACAAGGTGGGTATCGCCGACAAGGCGCAATCGTTTCCCGCGCAACTGTCGGGCGGCCAGCAGCAGCGCGCGGCCATAGCGCGCGCGCTCTGCATCAACCCCAGGATCATGCTGTTCGACGAGCCCACATCGGCGCTCGATCCAGAACTGGAAGCCGAGGTGCTCCGTGTCATCAAGATGCTGGCCGACGAGGGCCGCACCATGCTGCTGGTCACCCATGACATGAAATTCGCGCGCGAAGTCTCCGACCGGGTCATTTTCCTCCACCTCGGCAAGATCGAGGAAGAAGGAACGGTCGATGAAGTCTTCGGCGCCACCAAATCCGACCGGTTGCGCCAGTTCCTGAGCGCTGCCGGTCACGCCTGA
- a CDS encoding ABC transporter permease: protein MKLSNLIRLAALVLLVAFIVTPTSFAPIFAPLTRYDAPAIYTQTSILSLTLSHLGIVAVATLLATVVAVGFAILVTRPFGEEFLPLSRAIANIGQTFPPVAVLALAVPMLGFGTGPTLVALFLYGLLPIFENAMTGLLSLPPSVREAARGSGMTGWQRLIGVELPLAFPVILAGIRLSVVISLSTATIGSTVAARTLGEVIIAGLLSGNTAYVLQGGLIVGALAVLIYDGFVVLEKRIARRMGRS from the coding sequence ATGAAGCTGTCGAACCTCATTCGCCTCGCCGCGCTGGTCCTGCTCGTCGCGTTCATCGTGACGCCGACCAGTTTTGCGCCGATCTTTGCGCCGCTCACCCGCTATGATGCGCCGGCGATCTATACCCAGACCTCCATTCTTTCGCTCACCTTGAGCCATCTGGGGATCGTTGCCGTCGCGACGCTGCTTGCGACGGTGGTCGCGGTCGGGTTCGCCATCCTCGTCACCCGGCCGTTCGGAGAGGAATTCTTGCCGCTTTCGCGCGCCATCGCCAATATCGGCCAGACCTTTCCGCCAGTCGCCGTGCTGGCGCTCGCCGTGCCCATGCTCGGCTTCGGCACCGGGCCAACCCTCGTGGCGCTGTTTCTTTATGGCCTTCTGCCGATCTTCGAAAACGCCATGACCGGGCTTCTCAGCCTGCCGCCTTCGGTCCGCGAGGCGGCACGCGGCTCGGGCATGACAGGCTGGCAGCGGCTGATCGGTGTCGAACTGCCGCTCGCCTTTCCCGTGATCCTCGCCGGCATCCGCCTCTCGGTGGTGATCTCGCTCTCGACGGCAACGATCGGATCGACCGTCGCCGCGCGCACGCTGGGCGAGGTGATCATCGCCGGTCTGCTTTCGGGCAACACGGCTTATGTGCTGCAGGGCGGCCTGATCGTCGGCGCGCTCGCCGTGCTGATCTATGACGGCTTCGTGGTGCTCGAAAAGCGGATCGCCCGGCGCATGGGGCGCAGCTAG
- a CDS encoding TetR family transcriptional regulator C-terminal domain-containing protein: MSTDAESPRPVTRIQREKQELILEAALDVFSQFGFRGSTIDQIAEAAGMSKPNLLYYFKSKEDIHAPLLARILDIWLEPLREMNAEGDPLPEIQSYIRRKLEMSRDYPRESRLFANEMLRGAPGFYDILHTELKELVDEKSKVIRGWMAEGKIAKCDPYHLIFSIWATTQHYADFDIQVRAVLGRERGGEGRFEDAARFLDQLYLHGLNPKKS, encoded by the coding sequence ATGAGCACAGATGCTGAAAGTCCCCGCCCGGTAACCCGCATCCAGCGCGAAAAGCAGGAACTGATCCTCGAAGCGGCGCTGGACGTCTTCTCCCAATTCGGCTTCCGCGGCTCGACCATCGACCAGATCGCCGAAGCGGCGGGAATGAGCAAGCCCAACCTGCTCTATTATTTCAAGTCCAAGGAAGACATTCACGCCCCGCTCCTGGCCCGCATTCTCGACATCTGGCTCGAGCCGCTGCGCGAGATGAACGCGGAGGGCGATCCCCTCCCCGAGATCCAGTCCTATATCCGCCGCAAGCTGGAAATGAGCCGCGACTATCCGCGCGAAAGCCGGCTGTTCGCCAACGAGATGCTGCGCGGGGCGCCGGGATTCTACGATATCCTGCACACCGAACTCAAAGAGCTGGTCGACGAGAAATCCAAGGTGATCAGGGGGTGGATGGCCGAGGGCAAGATCGCCAAATGCGACCCCTATCACCTGATCTTTTCCATCTGGGCCACCACACAGCATTACGCCGATTTCGACATTCAGGTCCGTGCCGTTCTCGGGCGCGAACGCGGCGGCGAGGGCCGGTTCGAGGACGCCGCGCGTTTCCTCGACCAGCTCTACCTGCACGGGCTGAACCCGAAGAAAAGCTAG
- a CDS encoding nucleoside hydrolase, whose translation MARKIIIDTDPGQDDAVAILLALASPEEIDVAGIVAVAGNVGLAQNAKNALKVVELSGRRDVAVYAGCAPPMMRELITAEHVHGQTGLDGPDLPEPKLRLEAQHGVDFIIDTIRREPEKTVTLCALGPLTNLAMALIKAPDIAERIEEIVLMGGAYFEVGNITPAAEFNVYVDPEAAKTVFACGAPITMMPLDVTHQMLGTPERVAAFSAVGNRSGAAVAAMLGFSERFDLKKYGWSGAPLHDPCVIAYLLAPEIFKGRVCNVEIETASPLTRGMTVADYWHVTDRPRNASFIRSGDADAFYALLTERIARLP comes from the coding sequence GTGGCACGCAAGATCATCATCGACACCGACCCCGGCCAGGACGATGCGGTGGCCATCCTCTTGGCCCTGGCCAGCCCCGAGGAAATCGATGTCGCGGGAATCGTCGCGGTCGCCGGCAATGTCGGGCTCGCCCAGAATGCCAAGAACGCGCTGAAGGTGGTGGAGCTTTCCGGGCGGCGCGACGTTGCGGTTTATGCCGGCTGTGCCCCTCCGATGATGCGGGAACTGATCACGGCGGAACATGTCCATGGCCAGACCGGCCTCGACGGACCGGACCTGCCAGAGCCCAAGCTTCGCCTCGAGGCCCAGCACGGCGTCGATTTCATCATCGACACCATCCGTCGCGAGCCGGAAAAAACCGTCACCCTTTGCGCGCTCGGGCCGTTGACCAATCTGGCCATGGCGCTGATCAAGGCTCCCGATATCGCCGAAAGGATCGAGGAAATCGTCCTGATGGGCGGCGCCTATTTCGAGGTCGGCAACATCACGCCGGCCGCCGAATTCAACGTCTATGTCGATCCCGAAGCCGCCAAGACGGTGTTTGCCTGCGGCGCGCCGATCACCATGATGCCGCTCGACGTCACCCACCAGATGCTGGGCACGCCCGAGCGCGTGGCCGCGTTCTCGGCCGTCGGCAACCGCTCGGGAGCGGCGGTTGCGGCGATGCTGGGTTTCTCCGAGCGCTTCGATCTCAAGAAATACGGCTGGTCCGGCGCGCCGCTGCATGACCCTTGCGTGATCGCCTACCTCCTCGCGCCCGAGATCTTCAAAGGAAGGGTGTGCAATGTGGAAATCGAGACGGCCAGCCCGTTGACCCGTGGCATGACGGTCGCCGACTATTGGCATGTCACCGATCGCCCCCGCAATGCCAGCTTCATCCGCTCGGGCGATGCCGACGCGTTCTATGCCCTGCTCACCGAGCGCATAGCGCGCCTGCCGTAA
- a CDS encoding glutathione S-transferase, translating into MAYELFYWGGIPGRGEFVRLALEYAGADYREMNREGSVADLLTDPEIITPSFAPPYLRDGDVVIGQTAAILHYLGPRLGLAPDDEASRNWMLQIQLTIADMVAEAHDVHHPLGMGRYYEDQKPESKRRAEEFRADRIPKFLAWFARVLDRNPDGPQHLVGGAVSYVDLSLFHLMRGLQYAFPRAMARMADRHAAVFALADSLEGDPKLAAYLKSERRLPFNENGIFRYYPELDT; encoded by the coding sequence ATGGCTTACGAACTTTTCTATTGGGGCGGCATTCCCGGCCGCGGCGAATTCGTCCGGTTGGCGCTCGAATATGCGGGCGCGGACTATCGCGAGATGAACCGGGAGGGCTCGGTTGCCGACCTCCTCACCGATCCCGAAATCATCACCCCCAGCTTTGCGCCACCCTATCTGCGCGATGGCGATGTCGTCATCGGCCAGACGGCGGCGATCCTTCACTATCTCGGTCCGCGCCTCGGCCTTGCGCCGGACGATGAGGCATCACGCAACTGGATGCTGCAGATTCAGCTCACCATCGCCGACATGGTGGCCGAAGCCCATGACGTGCACCATCCTTTGGGGATGGGGCGCTACTACGAGGATCAGAAGCCCGAATCCAAGCGCCGCGCCGAGGAATTCCGCGCCGATCGCATTCCGAAATTCCTCGCCTGGTTCGCACGCGTGCTCGATCGCAATCCAGATGGTCCCCAGCATCTGGTCGGCGGAGCGGTGAGCTATGTGGACCTGTCGCTGTTCCACCTGATGCGCGGCCTGCAATATGCATTCCCCAGGGCCATGGCGCGGATGGCCGACCGGCATGCGGCGGTGTTTGCCTTGGCCGACAGCCTTGAAGGCGATCCGAAACTGGCCGCGTATCTGAAAAGCGAGCGGCGACTGCCGTTCAACGAAAACGGCATTTTCCGGTATTATCCCGAACTCGACACCTAG
- a CDS encoding transporter substrate-binding domain-containing protein codes for MKKVILTAAALAVLSTAATAQEVLRVGTEGAYAPWNFVNDAGELAGFEIDLANAICEHTGMTCEFVQSEWDPIIPNLIAGNYDVIMAGMSITDERLETINFTQNYFPPDPSKFLAAAGSGIDPATATGLRIGVQSNTIQAGYAEENLGDDNTIVAFATFDQSIADLAAGNVDVVLADGSSLDPVVANSGGALEFVGEEVRVGGGVGGGVRKEDTELLATLDEALTALKADGTVDALIAEWFDGQGPYFAE; via the coding sequence ATGAAAAAGGTGATCCTTACGGCGGCCGCGCTGGCCGTTCTTTCCACCGCCGCAACCGCGCAGGAAGTCCTGCGCGTGGGCACCGAAGGGGCTTATGCGCCCTGGAACTTCGTCAATGACGCGGGCGAGTTGGCTGGCTTCGAGATCGACCTGGCCAACGCCATCTGCGAACACACCGGCATGACCTGCGAGTTCGTGCAGAGCGAATGGGATCCGATCATCCCCAACCTGATCGCGGGCAATTACGATGTGATCATGGCCGGCATGTCGATCACCGACGAGCGGCTCGAAACCATCAACTTCACCCAGAACTACTTCCCGCCCGATCCCTCGAAATTCCTCGCCGCGGCCGGTTCGGGCATCGATCCGGCAACCGCCACCGGCCTGCGCATCGGCGTCCAGAGCAATACGATCCAGGCCGGATATGCCGAGGAAAATCTTGGCGACGACAACACCATCGTCGCCTTTGCGACCTTTGACCAGTCGATCGCCGACCTTGCTGCCGGCAATGTCGACGTGGTTCTGGCCGACGGCTCGTCCCTCGATCCGGTGGTCGCCAACTCGGGCGGAGCGCTCGAATTCGTGGGCGAGGAAGTCCGCGTCGGCGGCGGCGTGGGCGGCGGTGTTCGCAAGGAAGACACCGAACTGCTCGCCACGCTCGACGAAGCGCTGACCGCGCTCAAGGCAGACGGGACCGTGGACGCACTGATCGCCGAGTGGTTCGACGGCCAGGGCCCCTATTTCGCGGAATAA
- the rirA gene encoding iron-responsive transcriptional regulator RirA, with protein MRLTRQSSYAVRTLMYCAINAPDLSRVSDIAKAYGISELFLFKLIKPLVENGLLETVRGRHGGIRLGRPAAEITLLDVIKLTEENFALAECFEGGETNCPLVGGCELNGALYEALEAFFAVLRSYTIADLTDKRRAMRSRLGIEMLGMELN; from the coding sequence ATGAGACTGACACGCCAGTCAAGCTATGCCGTACGCACTCTGATGTACTGCGCCATCAATGCGCCGGACCTTTCCCGGGTCAGCGACATCGCCAAGGCGTATGGCATTTCCGAGCTGTTCCTGTTCAAGCTGATCAAGCCCTTGGTGGAAAACGGTCTGCTGGAAACCGTGCGCGGCCGCCATGGCGGCATCCGGCTCGGTCGCCCGGCCGCCGAGATCACGCTTTTGGACGTGATCAAGCTCACAGAAGAAAACTTCGCCCTGGCGGAATGTTTCGAAGGCGGGGAAACCAATTGCCCGCTGGTCGGCGGGTGCGAACTCAACGGCGCGCTCTATGAAGCGCTCGAAGCCTTCTTTGCCGTGCTGCGCTCCTACACCATCGCCGACCTTACCGACAAGCGACGCGCCATGCGCTCGCGCCTGGGCATCGAAATGCTCGGCATGGAGCTCAACTGA
- a CDS encoding M14 family metallopeptidase has product MPLNRTLHRIDTDAPGTTTELTIFEIGPGDAGQKVYLQAALHADEQPGIMAIHHLLPLIEAADARGELRAKFTIMPMVNPLGMNQRLFGDHVGRYDFRSGTNFNRRWPELFAAVGQAVAPRLTDDAEANVRTIRAAVREWLAAQQPQTAMQKLRHLVMTQAYDADYVLDLHCDNEALVHLFVTPESMAELTELADHMGSVAQLTAEDSGGGSFDEVWPSLWTRLRAVHPDKPIPFSARAATLEYRGQPDVFDAIGKKDAAGLFAFFQAKGLIAGAPPAVEPAPAPLPLSATEMLRVDKAGLLAYRVELGEHVEKGQPVADLIALDGPGAFTERTSVLAGTAGRVISRNQSKFVVPGDSIAKIVGTEPLPGREGYLLED; this is encoded by the coding sequence ATGCCCCTAAACCGCACTCTCCACCGCATCGACACCGACGCTCCCGGAACGACGACGGAACTCACGATCTTTGAGATCGGCCCCGGCGATGCCGGGCAGAAGGTGTACCTCCAGGCCGCGCTCCATGCCGACGAGCAGCCGGGGATCATGGCCATCCACCATCTGCTGCCCCTCATCGAGGCTGCCGATGCCAGGGGCGAGTTGCGGGCAAAGTTCACCATCATGCCCATGGTCAATCCGCTGGGCATGAACCAGCGCCTGTTCGGCGATCATGTGGGGCGCTACGATTTCCGCTCCGGCACCAATTTCAACCGCCGCTGGCCCGAACTGTTCGCCGCGGTCGGCCAGGCCGTCGCGCCGCGCCTCACCGATGACGCCGAGGCCAATGTGCGCACCATCCGGGCGGCGGTGCGCGAATGGCTCGCGGCCCAGCAGCCGCAGACGGCGATGCAGAAGCTGCGCCATCTGGTGATGACCCAGGCCTATGACGCGGACTACGTGCTCGACCTCCATTGCGACAACGAAGCGCTGGTGCACCTGTTCGTCACCCCCGAATCCATGGCCGAATTGACCGAGCTGGCCGATCACATGGGATCGGTGGCCCAGTTGACGGCCGAAGATTCCGGCGGCGGGTCGTTCGACGAGGTCTGGCCCTCGCTCTGGACCCGGCTGCGCGCTGTCCACCCCGATAAGCCCATTCCCTTTTCGGCTCGCGCCGCGACGCTGGAATATCGCGGGCAGCCCGATGTGTTCGACGCGATCGGCAAAAAGGACGCGGCTGGCCTCTTCGCCTTCTTCCAGGCCAAAGGCCTGATTGCCGGCGCTCCGCCAGCCGTCGAGCCCGCCCCTGCCCCGTTGCCGCTAAGCGCGACCGAGATGCTGCGCGTGGATAAAGCCGGGCTGCTCGCCTATCGGGTCGAGCTGGGCGAGCATGTGGAAAAGGGGCAGCCGGTTGCCGATCTCATCGCCCTCGATGGTCCCGGCGCCTTCACCGAGCGTACGTCCGTCCTGGCCGGAACCGCGGGCCGGGTGATCTCACGCAACCAGTCCAAATTCGTCGTGCCGGGTGATTCGATCGCCAAGATCGTGGGCACCGAGCCCCTCCCCGGCCGCGAGGGTTATCTCCTCGAGGATTGA
- the sseA gene encoding 3-mercaptopyruvate sulfurtransferase gives MNYFVSTDWLAAHLDDPSVQIVDASWHMPNTGRDGRSEFEQGHIPGAVFFDIDAVADTSSGLPHMLPDEKTFGEMAGAFGLSADKTIVVYDEHGLFSAPRAWWTFTVMGASEVKILEGGGPKWRAEGRPLETGSANLAPARFEARLDAEAVAGFDQVLAASTAGDQILDARSQARFTGEAPEPRAGLKSGHIPASRNLPFDKLIENGALKSDAQLATIIREAGIDPMRPVITSCGSGVTAAVLALALKTVGADKVRLYDGSWTEWGGRDDAPVETGPARSGGA, from the coding sequence ATGAACTATTTCGTCTCCACCGATTGGCTCGCTGCCCATCTCGATGATCCCTCCGTGCAGATCGTCGATGCTTCCTGGCACATGCCGAACACCGGCCGCGACGGGCGCTCCGAATTTGAACAAGGGCACATCCCCGGCGCCGTGTTTTTCGATATCGATGCCGTGGCCGATACGAGCAGCGGGCTGCCCCACATGCTGCCCGATGAGAAAACCTTCGGCGAGATGGCAGGGGCGTTTGGGCTTTCGGCGGACAAGACCATCGTCGTCTATGACGAGCATGGCCTTTTTTCCGCCCCTCGCGCCTGGTGGACCTTTACCGTCATGGGCGCAAGTGAGGTGAAGATCCTCGAAGGCGGCGGGCCCAAATGGCGCGCCGAAGGGCGCCCGCTCGAAACGGGCAGCGCGAACCTGGCCCCGGCCCGGTTCGAAGCGCGGCTGGATGCAGAGGCGGTCGCCGGCTTCGATCAGGTGCTGGCCGCAAGTACTGCCGGCGATCAGATTCTCGATGCCCGGAGCCAGGCGCGCTTTACCGGCGAAGCGCCCGAGCCTCGGGCCGGGCTGAAATCGGGCCACATACCGGCAAGCCGCAACCTGCCTTTCGACAAGCTCATCGAAAACGGCGCCCTCAAATCCGACGCGCAATTGGCAACCATCATCCGGGAAGCCGGCATCGATCCCATGAGGCCGGTGATCACCTCCTGCGGATCGGGCGTTACCGCCGCAGTGCTAGCGCTGGCCCTCAAGACGGTGGGCGCGGACAAGGTCAGGCTCTATGACGGCTCATGGACCGAATGGGGCGGACGTGACGATGCGCCCGTGGAAACGGGACCTGCCCGATCAGGCGGCGCTTGA
- a CDS encoding ABC transporter permease subunit, whose amino-acid sequence METLSLLWREIAFFAQPALYNIYFALASLPIGFGLALLVALGKNSGNPIVRRLCSAYVYAFRGSPIFIQLFMFYSIMLALNPVLWRPWGINWLMMNPLFIGPLALVMNTTAYTAEILYGALRTVPRGELEAARAFGMSPWQVFRTVTWPNMIRIAWPAYTNEVVFLFHATALIYLTLPVIDGQRDIMNAAQYLFERDFNAFLHFPVAALWFLGISLVIFFIFGRIYERLMRHMPKQRNAAPPRLRFRPKYIR is encoded by the coding sequence ATGGAAACGCTTTCCCTCCTCTGGCGCGAGATCGCATTTTTCGCCCAGCCGGCGCTCTACAACATCTATTTCGCGCTCGCCTCACTGCCTATCGGTTTCGGGCTGGCCCTGCTGGTCGCCCTTGGCAAGAACTCGGGCAATCCCATCGTTCGGCGCCTCTGCTCGGCCTATGTCTATGCCTTCCGCGGTTCGCCGATCTTCATCCAGCTCTTCATGTTCTATTCGATCATGCTGGCGCTGAACCCGGTGCTCTGGCGGCCATGGGGCATCAACTGGCTGATGATGAACCCGCTCTTCATCGGCCCCCTGGCGCTGGTGATGAACACCACCGCCTATACGGCGGAAATCCTCTATGGCGCCTTGCGCACCGTGCCGCGCGGCGAACTCGAGGCGGCCCGCGCCTTCGGTATGAGCCCCTGGCAGGTGTTCCGCACCGTCACCTGGCCAAACATGATCCGCATCGCCTGGCCGGCCTACACCAATGAAGTGGTGTTCCTCTTCCACGCCACCGCCCTCATCTACCTCACCCTGCCGGTGATCGACGGCCAGCGCGACATCATGAACGCGGCGCAATACCTCTTCGAGCGCGACTTCAACGCCTTCCTTCACTTCCCCGTCGCCGCGCTGTGGTTCCTTGGGATTTCGCTGGTGATCTTCTTCATCTTCGGGCGCATCTACGAACGGCTGATGCGCCATATGCCCAAACAGCGCAACGCCGCCCCGCCGCGTCTGCGTTTCCGCCCCAAATACATTCGATAG
- a CDS encoding ABC transporter permease subunit: protein MESEAFWLFDWLGEDFAFWFAYLTNGKHLSWYASFRFTITAAIFGAVLALVFGVLGATAKSSRFAPLRVIGTLYTNMVRGIPDVLFFLFFPLAFEQGVEWVLATQVCTPETIAATQANWPPCNEANWILSTDQYLALACLSLGIIYGAFAANVIYGAMRAVPSGQLEAARAYGMSEMQVLFRIHIRQMWVYALPGLSNVWMLLIKATSLLSLLQIADIVWWAGQLGSPNFLPQAGLVHGDWRWAYFIALFVFYILVTLISEKAFGRLTLWARRGMPVEG from the coding sequence GTGGAATCGGAAGCCTTCTGGCTCTTTGATTGGCTAGGCGAAGACTTCGCCTTCTGGTTCGCCTATCTGACCAATGGCAAGCATCTGAGCTGGTACGCCAGTTTCCGCTTTACGATCACAGCCGCGATTTTTGGGGCCGTGCTCGCGCTGGTGTTCGGCGTTCTGGGCGCGACGGCCAAATCGTCGCGCTTTGCGCCGCTGCGCGTCATCGGCACGCTCTACACCAATATGGTGCGGGGCATTCCCGACGTATTGTTCTTCCTGTTTTTCCCGCTCGCTTTCGAGCAGGGCGTCGAGTGGGTTCTGGCAACCCAGGTCTGCACGCCCGAAACCATCGCCGCGACGCAAGCCAACTGGCCGCCCTGCAACGAGGCCAACTGGATCCTTTCGACAGACCAATATCTCGCCCTCGCCTGCCTTTCCCTGGGCATCATCTATGGCGCCTTCGCCGCCAACGTCATCTATGGCGCCATGCGCGCGGTGCCGTCCGGCCAGCTCGAAGCGGCGCGCGCCTATGGCATGAGCGAGATGCAGGTGCTGTTCCGCATCCATATCCGCCAGATGTGGGTCTATGCCCTGCCCGGACTGTCCAATGTCTGGATGCTGCTCATCAAGGCCACATCGCTCCTCTCGCTCCTGCAGATCGCCGACATCGTCTGGTGGGCCGGACAGTTGGGATCGCCCAACTTCCTGCCCCAGGCCGGATTGGTCCATGGCGATTGGCGCTGGGCCTATTTCATCGCCCTCTTCGTCTTCTATATCCTCGTGACCCTCATTTCCGAAAAAGCCTTTGGCCGGCTCACCTTATGGGCGCGGCGCGGCATGCCGGTGGAGGGCTAG
- a CDS encoding GGDEF domain-containing protein — protein sequence MDVTQFAGDMGLDYNSLLMASGAAGIALCFTLASSWLRQRGSSFLFTWAMCIAIIIVAIIGFSTFHATAQSLHAVVAGVLLTTAFALSYGALTQFRDDWFDARTVIVLALAGAAPIVTSAFMGFDGLSFIFINVMCAILLSFCGYHYWTARAESPGPITAIVVLHAMLAVSFALCVVVMALETPLYLGGRVPDNWAESLNLFVSVIAITGIGGLFVTIHQERISRRHQAESLIDPLTGLNNRRALFERFPTGLVVQGTALVVFDLDDFKGLNDRNGHAFGDLVLCNFARMLAENVRDGDIVVRLGGEEFLIVLPESSSSHALALAERVRGLMSRMVHQAGDQAVTCTVSAGVALAEKPQTSLDTLLRKADNALYLSKRSGRNRVSQNVSSAA from the coding sequence ATGGACGTTACTCAATTCGCTGGCGATATGGGTCTCGATTACAATTCCCTGCTGATGGCATCGGGCGCGGCCGGCATAGCGCTCTGCTTTACGCTTGCCAGTTCGTGGCTGCGGCAGCGTGGTTCCAGTTTCCTGTTCACATGGGCAATGTGCATCGCCATCATTATTGTGGCGATCATCGGATTTTCCACCTTCCACGCCACTGCCCAAAGTCTGCATGCGGTGGTTGCCGGCGTACTGCTGACCACGGCCTTTGCCCTGAGCTATGGAGCATTGACGCAATTCCGCGACGATTGGTTCGACGCGCGCACGGTCATCGTCCTGGCGCTCGCTGGCGCTGCCCCCATCGTCACTTCGGCGTTCATGGGCTTTGATGGTTTGAGCTTCATCTTCATCAATGTGATGTGCGCGATTCTGCTCAGCTTTTGCGGCTATCACTATTGGACCGCCAGAGCGGAATCGCCGGGCCCGATCACCGCGATCGTGGTGTTGCACGCCATGCTTGCCGTCTCCTTTGCCCTGTGTGTGGTCGTGATGGCACTTGAGACGCCGCTCTATCTGGGTGGCAGGGTGCCCGACAATTGGGCCGAGAGCCTTAATCTCTTCGTCTCGGTGATCGCCATCACCGGCATCGGCGGACTGTTCGTGACTATCCATCAGGAGCGCATCAGCCGCCGGCATCAGGCGGAATCGCTGATCGATCCACTGACCGGGCTCAACAACCGCCGCGCCCTGTTCGAGCGATTTCCCACGGGACTGGTGGTTCAGGGCACGGCGCTGGTGGTCTTCGATCTCGACGATTTCAAGGGTCTCAACGATCGCAACGGCCACGCCTTCGGGGATCTGGTCCTTTGCAATTTCGCGAGAATGCTCGCCGAGAACGTTCGTGACGGGGATATAGTCGTGAGACTGGGCGGGGAAGAATTCCTCATCGTCCTTCCCGAAAGCTCGTCCTCCCATGCCCTGGCGCTTGCCGAGCGGGTCCGCGGCCTGATGAGCCGCATGGTCCATCAGGCCGGCGATCAGGCCGTGACGTGCACTGTCAGCGCGGGCGTAGCATTGGCCGAAAAGCCCCAGACGAGCCTCGATACGCTGCTGCGCAAGGCCGACAACGCGCTCTATCTCTCCAAGCGGTCCGGCCGCAACCGAGTCTCGCAGAACGTCTCAAGCGCCGCCTGA